The following proteins are co-located in the Triticum aestivum cultivar Chinese Spring chromosome 1A, IWGSC CS RefSeq v2.1, whole genome shotgun sequence genome:
- the LOC606324 gene encoding myb family transcription factor PHL7 isoform X3, which yields MQSPNLVDQIVGATPKGVLTVMGVPGITIYHVKSHLQKYRLAKYIPESPAEGKCPSMLHCLPSTLPFLPSFIPRMLWFSKVAAGVGSKDEKKDSSDSFSNADSAPGSQINEALKMQMEVQKRLHEQLEVQKQLQLRIEAQGKYLQMIIEEQQKLGGSLEGSEERKLSHSPPTLDDYPDSIQPSPKKPRLDDLSTDAVRGVTQPGFESHLIGPWDQELCPKTNICDPAFQVDEFKANPGLSKS from the exons ATGCAATCGCCCAACTTGGTGGACCAGATAGTGG GAGCAACACCTAAAGGAGTACTGACTGTAATGGGTGTACCGGGGATTACAATTTATCACGTGAAGAGCCATTTGCAG AAGTATCGCCTTGCAAAGTACATACCAGAATCTCCTGCTGAAGGTAAATGCCCTTCTATGCTTCATTGCCTTCCTAGCACACTCCCCTTCTTGCCTTCCTTCATACCGAGAATGCTTTGGTTTTCTAAAGTGGCAGCTGGTGTAGGTTCCAAGGACGAAAAGAAGGATTCTAGTGATTCATTCTCTAATGCAGATTCTGCACC GGGTTCACAAATCAATGAAGCATTGAAGATGCAAATGGAAGTTCAGAAGCGGCTCCATGAACAACTCGAG GTTCAAAAGCAGTTGCAGCTGAGAATCGAAGCACAAGGGAAGTACTTGCAGATGATCATAGAGGAGCAGCAAAAGCTTGGTGGCTCACTTGAAGGTTCTGAGGAGAGGAAGCTTTCACATTCACCACCTACCTTAGATGACTACCCTGACAGCATACAGCCTTCTCCGAAGAAACCACGGTTGGATGATCTGTCAACAGATGCGGTCCGGGGTGTTACACAGCCAGGGTTTGAATCCCATCTTATTGGCCCATGGGATCAAGAACTCTGTCCGAAGACCAACATATGCGATCCTGCATTCCAAGTGGATGAGTTTAAGGCAAACCCTGGTTTGAGCAAGTCATAA
- the LOC606324 gene encoding myb family transcription factor PHL7 isoform X2 produces MMYHAKKFSVPFAPQRAQNSEHVSNIGAFGGSNISNPANPVGSGKQRLRWTSDLHSRFVDAIAQLGGPDRATPKGVLTVMGVPGITIYHVKSHLQKYRLAKYIPESPAEGSKDEKKDSSDSFSNADSAPGSQINEALKMQMEVQKRLHEQLEVQKQLQLRIEAQGKYLQMIIEEQQKLGGSLEGSEERKLSHSPPTLDDYPDSIQPSPKKPRLDDLSTDAVRGVTQPGFESHLIGPWDQELCPKTNICDPAFQVDEFKANPGLSKS; encoded by the exons ATGATGTACCATGCTAAGAAGTTTTCTGTGCCCTTTGCACCACAGAGGGCTCAGAATAGTGAGCATGTAAGTAACATTGGAGCTTTCGGTGGATCCAACATAAGCAACCCTGCTAATCCTGTAGGGAGTGGCAAACAACGTCTAAGATGGACCTCTGATCTCCATAGTCGTTTTGTGGATGCAATCGCCCAACTTGGTGGACCAGATA GAGCAACACCTAAAGGAGTACTGACTGTAATGGGTGTACCGGGGATTACAATTTATCACGTGAAGAGCCATTTGCAG AAGTATCGCCTTGCAAAGTACATACCAGAATCTCCTGCTGAAG GTTCCAAGGACGAAAAGAAGGATTCTAGTGATTCATTCTCTAATGCAGATTCTGCACC GGGTTCACAAATCAATGAAGCATTGAAGATGCAAATGGAAGTTCAGAAGCGGCTCCATGAACAACTCGAG GTTCAAAAGCAGTTGCAGCTGAGAATCGAAGCACAAGGGAAGTACTTGCAGATGATCATAGAGGAGCAGCAAAAGCTTGGTGGCTCACTTGAAGGTTCTGAGGAGAGGAAGCTTTCACATTCACCACCTACCTTAGATGACTACCCTGACAGCATACAGCCTTCTCCGAAGAAACCACGGTTGGATGATCTGTCAACAGATGCGGTCCGGGGTGTTACACAGCCAGGGTTTGAATCCCATCTTATTGGCCCATGGGATCAAGAACTCTGTCCGAAGACCAACATATGCGATCCTGCATTCCAAGTGGATGAGTTTAAGGCAAACCCTGGTTTGAGCAAGTCATAA
- the LOC606324 gene encoding myb family transcription factor PHL7 isoform X4 has protein sequence MQSPNLVDQIVGATPKGVLTVMGVPGITIYHVKSHLQKYRLAKYIPESPAEVAAGVGSKDEKKDSSDSFSNADSAPGSQINEALKMQMEVQKRLHEQLEVQKQLQLRIEAQGKYLQMIIEEQQKLGGSLEGSEERKLSHSPPTLDDYPDSIQPSPKKPRLDDLSTDAVRGVTQPGFESHLIGPWDQELCPKTNICDPAFQVDEFKANPGLSKS, from the exons ATGCAATCGCCCAACTTGGTGGACCAGATAGTGG GAGCAACACCTAAAGGAGTACTGACTGTAATGGGTGTACCGGGGATTACAATTTATCACGTGAAGAGCCATTTGCAG AAGTATCGCCTTGCAAAGTACATACCAGAATCTCCTGCTGAAG TGGCAGCTGGTGTAGGTTCCAAGGACGAAAAGAAGGATTCTAGTGATTCATTCTCTAATGCAGATTCTGCACC GGGTTCACAAATCAATGAAGCATTGAAGATGCAAATGGAAGTTCAGAAGCGGCTCCATGAACAACTCGAG GTTCAAAAGCAGTTGCAGCTGAGAATCGAAGCACAAGGGAAGTACTTGCAGATGATCATAGAGGAGCAGCAAAAGCTTGGTGGCTCACTTGAAGGTTCTGAGGAGAGGAAGCTTTCACATTCACCACCTACCTTAGATGACTACCCTGACAGCATACAGCCTTCTCCGAAGAAACCACGGTTGGATGATCTGTCAACAGATGCGGTCCGGGGTGTTACACAGCCAGGGTTTGAATCCCATCTTATTGGCCCATGGGATCAAGAACTCTGTCCGAAGACCAACATATGCGATCCTGCATTCCAAGTGGATGAGTTTAAGGCAAACCCTGGTTTGAGCAAGTCATAA
- the LOC606324 gene encoding myb family transcription factor PHL7 isoform X1, with protein sequence MMYHAKKFSVPFAPQRAQNSEHVSNIGAFGGSNISNPANPVGSGKQRLRWTSDLHSRFVDAIAQLGGPDRATPKGVLTVMGVPGITIYHVKSHLQKYRLAKYIPESPAEGKCPSMLHCLPSTLPFLPSFIPRMLWFSKVAAGVGSKDEKKDSSDSFSNADSAPGSQINEALKMQMEVQKRLHEQLEVQKQLQLRIEAQGKYLQMIIEEQQKLGGSLEGSEERKLSHSPPTLDDYPDSIQPSPKKPRLDDLSTDAVRGVTQPGFESHLIGPWDQELCPKTNICDPAFQVDEFKANPGLSKS encoded by the exons ATGATGTACCATGCTAAGAAGTTTTCTGTGCCCTTTGCACCACAGAGGGCTCAGAATAGTGAGCATGTAAGTAACATTGGAGCTTTCGGTGGATCCAACATAAGCAACCCTGCTAATCCTGTAGGGAGTGGCAAACAACGTCTAAGATGGACCTCTGATCTCCATAGTCGTTTTGTGGATGCAATCGCCCAACTTGGTGGACCAGATA GAGCAACACCTAAAGGAGTACTGACTGTAATGGGTGTACCGGGGATTACAATTTATCACGTGAAGAGCCATTTGCAG AAGTATCGCCTTGCAAAGTACATACCAGAATCTCCTGCTGAAGGTAAATGCCCTTCTATGCTTCATTGCCTTCCTAGCACACTCCCCTTCTTGCCTTCCTTCATACCGAGAATGCTTTGGTTTTCTAAAGTGGCAGCTGGTGTAGGTTCCAAGGACGAAAAGAAGGATTCTAGTGATTCATTCTCTAATGCAGATTCTGCACC GGGTTCACAAATCAATGAAGCATTGAAGATGCAAATGGAAGTTCAGAAGCGGCTCCATGAACAACTCGAG GTTCAAAAGCAGTTGCAGCTGAGAATCGAAGCACAAGGGAAGTACTTGCAGATGATCATAGAGGAGCAGCAAAAGCTTGGTGGCTCACTTGAAGGTTCTGAGGAGAGGAAGCTTTCACATTCACCACCTACCTTAGATGACTACCCTGACAGCATACAGCCTTCTCCGAAGAAACCACGGTTGGATGATCTGTCAACAGATGCGGTCCGGGGTGTTACACAGCCAGGGTTTGAATCCCATCTTATTGGCCCATGGGATCAAGAACTCTGTCCGAAGACCAACATATGCGATCCTGCATTCCAAGTGGATGAGTTTAAGGCAAACCCTGGTTTGAGCAAGTCATAA